From Aureibacillus halotolerans, the proteins below share one genomic window:
- a CDS encoding carbohydrate ABC transporter permease: protein MAKAFKKRKVDVGSVFLYTFLTGLGLLMLAPLVYMASTAVKPVSELFLFPPRFFPINPTLINFRDLLLITGTSFVPFSRYIFNSVIVTGGIVTLGVLISCMAAYPLAKHDMPFKNTIFSLIVTALMFSPMVLQIPQYLMISQSGLMNTYFAMILPYLAAPIGIFLMIQFLKQIPDSLLESARLDGASEWKILWAIIVPLLKPAIATFALLSFIQAWNDPYPAMMYTTKEELKSLPLAIQSISGGAGVVARVGTSAAASFLMIVPTIIVFIVTQRMVLQTMAHSGLK from the coding sequence CGTTTTTAACAGGCCTTGGCCTTTTGATGCTTGCGCCGCTTGTGTATATGGCGTCAACGGCAGTCAAGCCGGTGAGTGAGCTGTTCCTTTTCCCGCCGCGATTTTTTCCGATCAATCCAACCTTAATTAATTTTCGGGATTTGTTGTTGATTACGGGCACGTCCTTTGTTCCTTTTTCTCGGTATATCTTTAACAGTGTGATCGTTACTGGTGGGATCGTGACTTTGGGAGTGCTTATTTCTTGCATGGCTGCGTATCCATTGGCGAAGCATGATATGCCATTTAAAAACACAATCTTCAGTCTCATCGTCACGGCGTTAATGTTCTCGCCGATGGTGTTGCAAATCCCTCAATACTTGATGATTAGCCAAAGTGGATTAATGAACACCTACTTTGCGATGATCCTGCCTTATCTCGCTGCACCCATCGGTATCTTTTTAATGATTCAATTTTTGAAGCAGATCCCTGATTCCTTGCTTGAATCAGCACGGCTTGACGGGGCCTCTGAATGGAAAATTCTCTGGGCAATTATTGTGCCCTTATTAAAGCCAGCTATCGCTACCTTTGCTTTATTGAGTTTTATCCAAGCGTGGAATGACCCGTACCCTGCGATGATGTATACCACGAAGGAAGAGTTAAAATCTCTTCCACTGGCAATCCAGTCCATTAGTGGCGGTGCTGGTGTCGTTGCTCGTGTGGGGACGTCCGCAGCCGCAAGCTTTCTGATGATTGTACCGACCATTATCGTCTTTATCGTGACACAACGAATGGTGCTGCAAACTATGGCTCACTCAGGACTGAAGTAA